A region from the Malus domestica chromosome 07, GDT2T_hap1 genome encodes:
- the LOC103420548 gene encoding lon protease homolog 1, mitochondrial-like, whose protein sequence is MINLSTPQLLHHRSRPNSNPPNGSNAGVLMGIPLIHLDVLSPEKKKLEVTIFMPYLIRTQMIHPPKILKHPSSSNSTSGAGAVPLTPYLIKRPSVHLQKLNFLVQGRVHSLRPGPASELASPVLQVLGSLAGLTRQNCPASARRAFFCSNSGDASDQVREVEFKAAGNEADSKSSSAIVSTNPRPKDYLTVLALPLRHRPLFPGFNLPIYVKDPKLLAALQENRKRRAPYAGAFLLKLEPGTDPSLVSGSETDKNIHELKGKELFSRLHEVGTLAQISSIQGDQVVLIGHSRLRITEMVDEEPLTVKVDHLKDKRYNKDDHVIDATSFELTSCFIDHVMTCSDWLDHVKTYTQDIRDLNIPRFADFGAAISGANKLQSQEVLEELDVHKRLKLTLELVKKDIENSKIQESIEEAIEENNSLDEHLKAIKKAIKENNLLSEQLKDIKRELGLETDDKTTLTDKFREMLEPNRENCPPHVLQVIEEELTKLHQLEAGSSAFNLARNYLDWLTSIPWGKYSDENFDVLRAQKILDEDHYGLTDVKERILEFIAVGKLRGTSQGKIICLSGPPGVGKTSIGRSIARALNRNFFRFSVGGLSDVAEIKGHRRTYVGGMPGKMVQCLKNVGTANPLVLIDEIDKLGRDHVGDPASALLELLDPEQNANFLDHYLDVPIDLSKVLFVCTANVVEMIPNPLLDRMEVIYITGYITDEKMQIARDYLEKTTRDACGIQPEQVEVTDTALLALIENYCREAGVRNLEKHIEKIYRKIALQLVRQAASDEPVVSGQIQSPPDGPAGVDVQIADTDETQAEAVDKLDHSVVASKNQIAAEMVEGNSHEHSPETSGEGVAIQTDLPDEPAVADTDEPLDSKDAKETERIQEGETTKTVEKVLVDSSNLDHFVGKPVFHAERIYDQTPVGVVMGLAWTAMGGCTLYIETTQIEEAEGKGSLHVTGQLGGVMKESTQIAHTVARAILLDKEPDSTFFANSKLHLHVPAGATPKDGPSAGCTMITSMLSVAMKKPIRRDLAMTGEVTLTGRILPIGGVKEKTIAARRSEVKTIILPASNRRDFDKLAPNIKQGLDVHFVDHYSQIFNLAFSDDPK, encoded by the exons ATGATTAACCTTTCGACGCCCCAGCTCCTCCACCATCGGAGTAGGCCCAACAGCAACCCTCCGAACGGGTCTAATGCCGGGGTTCTCATGGGGATCCCGCTTATACATCTCGACGTACTTTCCCCGGAGAAAAAGAAACTGGAGGTGACAATATTCATGCCCTATCTTATTCGTACTCAGATGATACACCCACCCAAAATACTCAAACATCCCTCCTCCTCCAACTCCACTTCTGGAGCTGGAGCTGTGCCGCTCACTCCCTACCTTATTAAACGGCCATCCGTCCATCTGCAAAAGCTAAATTTTCTCGTTCAG GGCCGAGTCCACAGCCTCCGCCCCGGTCCGGCCTCCGAGTTGGCGTCGCCGGTTCTCCAAGTTCTCGGCTCGCTCGCCGGATTGACTCGGCAGAACTGCCCTGCCTCGGCTCGCCGAGCTTTTTTTTGTTCGAACTCCGGCGACGCGTCTGACCAAGTGAGGGAAGTTGAGTTCAAGGCGGCAGGGAACGAGGCCGACTCCAAGTCCTCCTCTGCCATTGTGTCCACGAATCCCCGGCCCAAAGATTATCTTACG GTTCTAGCTTTGCCATTGCGGCATAGACCGCTGTTTCCGGGGTTTAACTTGCCAATTTATGTGAAG GATCCCAAATTGTTAGCAGCATTACAAGAAAACCGAAAGCGGCGAGCTCCATATGCCGGTGCTTTCCTTCTCAAGCTTGAGCCGGGGACCGATCCCAGTTTGGTATCAGGTTCCGAGACAGATAAAAACATACATGAATTGAAAGGGAAGGAGTTGTTTAGTCGACTACATGAAGTCGGGACGCTTGCACAG ATTTCAAGCATCCAAGGAGATCAAGTAGTCCTTATTGGCCATAGCCGGCTTCGAATTACAGAGATG GTTGATGAAGAACCCCTGACTGTAAAAGTTGACCATCTGAAG GATAAACGATATAACAAAGATGATCATGTCATAGATGCAACATCGTTTGAGCTTACATCATGTTTTATAGATCATGTCATGACTTGTTCAGATTGGTTAGATCATGTTAAGACATACACTCAG GATATACGTGATCTTAATATTCCAAGGTTTGCAGATTTTGGAGCTGCAATATCTGGTGCAAACAAATTGCAAAGTCAAGAAGTGCTTGAAGAGCTAGAT GTGCATAAACGTTTAAAGCTCACTTTAGAACTGGTGAAGAAAGACATAGAAAACAGCAAGATTCAG GAGTCTATTGAAGAAGCAATTGAAGAGAACAACTCGTTGGATGAGCATCTTAAAGCCATCAAAAAAGCAATCAAAGAGAATAACTTGTTGAGTGAGCAGCTTAAAGACATCAAAAGG GAACTGGGTTTAGAGACAGATGATAAAACAACACTTACCG ATAAGTTTAGGGAGATGCTTGAACCAAACAGGGAAAACTGCCCACCTCATGTTTTGCAAGTTATAGAGGAAGAACTTACAAAACTGCACCAGTTGGAGGCCGGTTCAAGTGCATTTAATTTGGCACGTAATTACCTAGATTGGTTGACTTCAATTCCCTGGGGAAAATACAG TGATGAGAACTTTGATGTTCTTCGGGCACAAAAAATTCTCGATGAAGATCATTATGGACTAACTGATGTAAAGGAAAGGATTTTAGAATTTATTGCCGTTGGAAAACTCAGAGGAACCTCTCAAG GAAAAATCATCTGTCTCTCTGGCCCACCTGGAGTGGGCAAAACCAGCATTGGTCGTTCAATTGCACGTGCCCTGAACCGCAACTTCTTTCGGTTTTCTGTGGGAGGGTTATCTGATGTTGCTGAAATTAAG GGGCATCGTCGAACCTACGTTGGTGGTATGCCAGGAAAGATGGTACAATGCCTTAAAAATGTGGGAACAGCTAACCCTTTAGTTTTGATAGATGAGATTGACAAG TTGGGAAGGGACCATGTTGGTGATCCGGCAAGTGCTTTGTTGGAGCTTCTTGATCCTGAGCAAAATGCTAATTTTCTAGACCATTATCTTGACGTTCCAATCGACCTATCAAAG GTTCTGTTTGTATGTACAGCCAATGTTGTAGAGATGATACCAAATCCTCTCTTGGATAGAATGGAGGTCATTTACATAACTGGATATATCACTGATGAGAAAATGCAAATTGCTAGAGACTATTTGGAGAAGACCACACGtgacgcatgtggcattcaaccCGAACAG GTTGAAGTGACAGATACAGCTCTTCTTGCCCTTATTGAAAATTATTGCCGAGAAGCAGGTGTTAGGAACCTTGAAAAGCACATAGAAAAGATCTATCGCAAG ATAGCTCTCCAACTTGTCAGACAAGCAGCATCAGATGAACCAGTCGTTTCTGGTCAGATCCAATCTCCCCCAGACGGGCCTGCAGGTGTTGATGTTCAGATTGCAGATACTGATGAAACCCAAGCAGAAGCTGTTGATAAGTTGGATCATAGCGTGGTTGCTAGTAAGAACCAGATTGCAGCTGAGATGGTAGAGGGTAACAGTCATGAGCATAGTCCTGAAACCTCTGGAGAAGGAGTCGCGATTCAGACGGATCTACCAGATGAACCTGCAGTTGCAGATACTGATGAACCCCTGGATTCAAAG GATGCAAAAGAAACTGAGAGAATTCAGGAGGGTGAAACAACAAAAACAGTTGAGAAAGTTTTGGTTGACTCATCGAACTTGGACCATTTTGTTGGCAAACCTGTCTTCCATGCTGAACGAATCTATGATCAGACTCCGGTTGGAGTTGTTATGGGTCTTGCTTGGACTGCCATGGGTGGTTGTACGTTGTATATAGAGACCACTCAGATTGAGGAAGCAGAGGGGAAGGGATCCCTTCATGTCACTGGTCAACTTGGAGGTGTTATGAAAGAAAGTACCCAAATTGCACATACTGTTGCCAGAGCTATATTGCTCGACAAAGAGCCTGATAGCACTTTCTTTGCGAATTCCAAGCTTCATCTCCATGTTCCTGCAGGGGCCACGCCGAAGGATGGTCCTAGTGCTGGTTGCACCATGATCACGTCCATGCTCTCCGTTGCCATGAAGAAACCTATCAGGAGGGATCTGGCAATGACAGGAGAAGTAACGCTAACTGGGAGGATCCTCCCAATTGGCGGG GTTAAGGAGAAAACGATAGCAGCAAGGAGAAGCGAAGTGAAGACCATCATACTCCCTGCATCAAACAGGAGGGATTTCGACAAGCTTGCCCCTAATATAAAACAAGGTCTTGATGTTCACTTTGTAGATCACTACAGTCAGATATTCAATTTGGCTTTCAGTGATGACCCGAAGTAG
- the LOC103420519 gene encoding hydroxyproline O-arabinosyltransferase RDN2-like isoform X1: MIERKKMGRASPLVLVLLALGFFFATYNLSTMVIHYRLVGKWVGDNTNSGLLSDPIIEMPENAKKFKNTKAPFHVALTATDTPYSKWQCRIMYYWYKKKKDLPASEMGGFTRILHSGKPDNLMDEIPTTVVDPLPGGLDRGYIVLNRPWAFVQWLEKATIEEEYILMAEPDHIFINPLPNLALGGYPAAFPFFYIKPSQHEKIIRKFYPEGNGPVTKIGPIGNSPVIIKKDLLEKIAPTWMNVSLRMKEDTETDKAFGWVLEMYAYAVASALHGVPHILRKEFMVQPPWDTELRKKFIIHYTYGCDYNLKGVLTYGKIGEWRFDKRAYLRGPPPRNLPLPPPGVPESVVTLVKMVNEATANIPNWDTQ, from the exons ATGAttgagaggaagaagatgggaCGAGCTTCACCGTTAGTTCTGGTCCTTTTGGCTCTTGGGTTTTTCTTTGCTACTTATAATTTGTCAACTATGGTAATTCATTATAGATTGGTTGGGAAATGGGTAGGTGACAACACGAATAGTGGATTACTGTCTGACCCGATAATTGAGATGCCGGAGAATGCGAAGAAGTTTAAGAATACCAAGGCACCATTCCATGTTGCCTTAACAGCCACTGATACTCCTTACAGCAAATGGCAGTGTCGCATTATGTACTATTGgtataagaagaagaaggactTGCCTGCATCAGAGATGGGAGGATTTACTCGAATTTTGCATTCAGGAAAACCTGACAACTTGATGGATGAGATTCCAACTACTGTGGTTGATCCTCTTCCTGGAGGACTTGATCGG GGATACATTGTCTTAAACAGACCATGGGCTTTTGTGCAATGGCTGGAAAAGGCTACTATTGAGGAAGA ATATATTTTGATGGCGGAGCCTGATCACATTTTTATAAATCCTCTTCCTAATTTGGCACTTGGAGGATATCCAGCAGccttcccatttttctacattaAACCTTCTCAGCATGAGAAGATCATAAGAAAGTTTTATCCTGAGGGGAACGGTCCGGTCACAAAGATTGGTCCAATTGGAAATTCTCCTGTAATTATCAAGAAG GATTTGCTGGAAAAGATTGCTCCTAcatggatgaatgtttctttGAGGATGAAAGAAGACACGGAGACGGATAAAGCTTTCGGATGGGTGCTAGAAAT GTATGCTTATGCTGTGGCATCTGCTTTGCATGGTGTGCCGCATATTCTTCGGAAGGAGTTCATGGTGCAG CCGCCATGGGATACGGAACTTCGTAAAAAGTTTATCATTCATTATACTTACGGATGTGACTACAACTTAAAG GGTGTGCTAACATATGGAAAAATTGGGGAATGGAGATTTGACAAGAGAGCATATCTACGTGGACCTCCACCAAGAAACCTCCCCTTACCTCCTCCTGGGGTTCCTGAGAGTGTG GTCACCCTTGTAAAGATGGTGAATGAAGCTACTGCTAACATTCCAAATTGGGACACACAATAG
- the LOC103420519 gene encoding hydroxyproline O-arabinosyltransferase RDN2-like isoform X2, translated as MPENAKKFKNTKAPFHVALTATDTPYSKWQCRIMYYWYKKKKDLPASEMGGFTRILHSGKPDNLMDEIPTTVVDPLPGGLDRGYIVLNRPWAFVQWLEKATIEEEYILMAEPDHIFINPLPNLALGGYPAAFPFFYIKPSQHEKIIRKFYPEGNGPVTKIGPIGNSPVIIKKDLLEKIAPTWMNVSLRMKEDTETDKAFGWVLEMYAYAVASALHGVPHILRKEFMVQPPWDTELRKKFIIHYTYGCDYNLKGVLTYGKIGEWRFDKRAYLRGPPPRNLPLPPPGVPESVVTLVKMVNEATANIPNWDTQ; from the exons ATGCCGGAGAATGCGAAGAAGTTTAAGAATACCAAGGCACCATTCCATGTTGCCTTAACAGCCACTGATACTCCTTACAGCAAATGGCAGTGTCGCATTATGTACTATTGgtataagaagaagaaggactTGCCTGCATCAGAGATGGGAGGATTTACTCGAATTTTGCATTCAGGAAAACCTGACAACTTGATGGATGAGATTCCAACTACTGTGGTTGATCCTCTTCCTGGAGGACTTGATCGG GGATACATTGTCTTAAACAGACCATGGGCTTTTGTGCAATGGCTGGAAAAGGCTACTATTGAGGAAGA ATATATTTTGATGGCGGAGCCTGATCACATTTTTATAAATCCTCTTCCTAATTTGGCACTTGGAGGATATCCAGCAGccttcccatttttctacattaAACCTTCTCAGCATGAGAAGATCATAAGAAAGTTTTATCCTGAGGGGAACGGTCCGGTCACAAAGATTGGTCCAATTGGAAATTCTCCTGTAATTATCAAGAAG GATTTGCTGGAAAAGATTGCTCCTAcatggatgaatgtttctttGAGGATGAAAGAAGACACGGAGACGGATAAAGCTTTCGGATGGGTGCTAGAAAT GTATGCTTATGCTGTGGCATCTGCTTTGCATGGTGTGCCGCATATTCTTCGGAAGGAGTTCATGGTGCAG CCGCCATGGGATACGGAACTTCGTAAAAAGTTTATCATTCATTATACTTACGGATGTGACTACAACTTAAAG GGTGTGCTAACATATGGAAAAATTGGGGAATGGAGATTTGACAAGAGAGCATATCTACGTGGACCTCCACCAAGAAACCTCCCCTTACCTCCTCCTGGGGTTCCTGAGAGTGTG GTCACCCTTGTAAAGATGGTGAATGAAGCTACTGCTAACATTCCAAATTGGGACACACAATAG